One window of Leishmania panamensis strain MHOM/PA/94/PSC-1 chromosome 1 sequence genomic DNA carries:
- a CDS encoding calcium/potassium channel (CAKC), putative (TriTrypDB/GeneDB-style sysID: LpmP.01.0790), protein MDKHRSSWREWFRLGRRSDRPQVFADKHYAHSEHPFLSLRKFVEFLDRRHTNVSIFGLLMHITMEIVSIAFYVWTSHVTAATSATEFTWSVPVFITEVALSIIFLLAWIGLFFLEHDKKAYLISWLSLVNAMTSIPMIVIGIGALKDSLWRSVWVPMFLRVWWLCDSLNVLIDYPQIARRTPEVWREMMRYFLRLLAVMGTCIGTHQIVESCSGQYIDLYDSLYLIIVAFATIGFGDVTSITTPARVFMVAFIVIGICFFLPLFQRLALIAERRQFHNTFSGGSASWFRRGWKHPHVIICGQFSDLSVELLLRNFYAGWRKYLDTCIVLMAPEEHSPEVRLVANLPWLKSRVTLMVGNPENSKDLDRAKARDADAIFLFGDSRSAAYYQDYTIVAQSVAVSLYDRNLPQHLLLHRNCTVKQISPYAASVLEVERTLHHLLGLSMTHPGVVPLIINLLRTYESLPSDITLSRDWVEQYEYSLRNDMYGLEIPDALRGREFRVLARAFFEKDVTLIGILNVRSVVQLNPRELVPNARKLILIAKTMKVAQDATDAIARDYEQTFGEEMLVAPDPDEHDRAKRRLVRSRYHTEFSSNDSTLDDNVGSVNGTAKQRGPPMRPHGAEAVLETPDPLGRLSHVPVSLQTTGSSIAAEGDFDDEFDARNSSVGAAPSLPSSVHPSEVRSEALVRIDDAFDLENHFVIIDLSTAKAKDESSRYAQEAVSTAVAHDIFHVTVPLRQAHPTSDIVLLTNDVSFGPYFDYYWSVHHQDSAHPVKYICGCGLNTADLRRCNLERCAGCCVFYAGDISLSGSTSAMSMLTVLSINDILHGIPAFPVVVELEGLVNLPLFPPHAEDPRLRSKAEIDFVYEPNFIIGNAVSRLMLFPALQRTYFMEEFIDVMDVLISGHAPDTPALARLPLSLCEADLHIYEDVVIYCLKFGFLPIALQRRIVDMCNPSINGQRFVLTNPPRALPVRQQTDLVFYITPG, encoded by the coding sequence ATGGACAAGCACAGGTCATCGTGGCGTGAATGGTTTCGGCTggggcgccgcagcgacaggCCACAGGTGTTCGCAGACAAGCACTACGCACACTCCGAGcaccccttcctctcgctgcgcAAGTTTGTCGAGTTCCTCGACCGGCGCCATACAAACGTGTCCATCTTCGGGCTGCTCATGCACATCACGATGGAGATTGTCTCCATCGCTTTTTATGTGTGGACGTCGCATGTGACGGCTGCCACGTCGGCCACCGAGTTCACGTGGAGCGTCCCAGTCTTCATCACTGAAGTTGCTCTGAGCATCATCTTCCTGTTGGCCTGGATCGGGCTGTTCTTCTTAGAGCATGACAAGAAGGCGTACCTGATCTCGTGGCTGTCGCTGGTGAACGCCATGACGAGTATCCCGATGATCGTGATCGGCATTGGCGCGCTCAAGGACTCGCTCTGGCGCTCCGTCTGGGTGCCCATGTTCCTCCGGGTGTGGTGGCTGTGTGACTCCCTCAACGTGCTGATCGACTACCCGCAGATCGCACGCCGCACGCCGGAGGTGTGGCGAGAGATGATGCGGTACTTCCTTCGTCTGCTCGCGGTCATGGGCACGTGCATCGGCACACACCAGATCGTGGAGTCCTGCAGTGGCCAGTATATAGACTTGTATGACTCACTGTACCTTATCATCGTCGCCTTCGCCACGATCGGCTTCGGCGACGTCACTTCCATCACGACACCAGCGCGCGTCTTCATGGTCGCCTTCATTGTAATCGGCATCTGCTTCTTCCTTCCACTGTTCCAGCGACTCGCTTTAATTGCCGAGCGTCGCCAGTTCCACAACACCTTCAGCGGTGGCTCTGCGTCGTGGTTCCGCCGCGGCTGGAAGCACCCGCATGTAATCATCTGCGGGCAGTTCAGTGACCTCTCcgtcgagctgctgctcagaAACTTCTACGCGGGCTGGCGCAAGTACCTTGACACATGCATCGTGCTCATGGCCCCAGAGGAGCACTCGCCGGAGGTGCGGCTGGTCGCGAACCTGCCCTGGCTGAAGAGTCGTGTGACGCTCATGGTGGGCAACCCCGAAAACTCGAAGGACCTGGACCGCGCCAAGGCACGTGACGCCGACGCCATCTTCCTGTTTGGCGACTCGCGCTCGGCCGCCTACTACCAGGACTACACCATCGTCGCACAGTCCGTGGCGGTGAGTCTGTACGACCGGaacctgccgcagcacctgctgctgcaccgcaacTGCACGGTGAAGCAAATCAGCCCGTACGCGGCGAGTGTGCTGGAGGTAGAGCGCACACTGCACCACCTGTTGGGACTCTCCATGACGCATCCCGGCGTTGTGCCACTCATTATCAACCTCCTGCGCACCTACGAGTCGCTGCCATCGGACATCACGCTGTCGCGGGACTGGGTGGAACAGTACGAGTACTCGCTGCGCAACGACATGTACGGGCTGGAGATTCCAGACGCGCTGCGCGGACGCGAGTTCCGCGTTCTGGCACGCGCCTTTTTCGAAAAGGATGTGACGCTCATCGGCATTCTCAACGTGCGCAGCGTTGTACAGCTCAACCCGCGCGAACTCGTCCCGAACGCAAGGAAGCTCATCCTGATCGCGAAGACGATGAAGGTGGCGCAGGACGCCACCGACGCCATCGCGCGCGACTACGAGCAGACGTTTGGCGAGGAGATGCTTGTGGCGCCGGATCCGGACGAGCACGACCGTGCGAAGCGGCGCCTCGTGAGGTCTCGTTACCACACTGAGTTCAGTAGCAACGACAGCACTCTCGATGACAACGTTGGGAGCGTCAACGGCACGGCGAAGCAGCGGGGGCCACCGATGCGCCCACACGGTGCGGAGGCAGTGTTAGAGACTCCCGACCCCCTGGGACGCTTGTCCCACGTCCCAGTCTCGTTGCAGACGACCGGTAGCTCAATCGCTGCGGAAGGTGACTTTGACGATGAGTTTGACGCGAGGAACAGCAgtgtcggcgctgcgccgtcgctgccgagctCCGTGCACCCGTCGGAggtgcgcagcgaggcgctggtgcgcatCGACGACGCGTTTGACCTCGAGAACCACTTTGTCATCATCGACCTGTCCACCGCCAAGGCCAAGGACGAGTCCAGTCGCTACGCGCAGGAGGccgtcagcaccgccgtcgcacaCGACATCTTTCACGTCACAGTGCCATTGCGCCAGGCACACCCAACCAGCGACATCGTGCTGCTCACCAACGACGTCAGCTTCGGCCCCTACTTCGACTACTACTGGAGCGTCCACCACCAGGACAGCGCCCACCCTGTCAAGTACATCTGCGGCTGCGGTCTCAATACCGCcgacctgcgccgctgcaacctcgagcgctgcgctggctgCTGTGTCTTCTATGCTGGCGACATCAGCCTCTCCGGCTCTACCAGCGCCATGTCTATGCTTACCGTGCTGTCCATCAACGACATCCTACACGGCATTCCTGCCTTccccgtcgtcgtcgagctCGAGGGCCTCGTCAACCTCCCGCTGTTCCCGCCGCACGCCGAGGACCCGCGCCTGCGCTCCAAGGCGGAGATCGACTTTGTGTATGAGCCAAACTTCATCATCGGCAACGCCGTCAGCCGCCTCATGCTGTtccctgcgctgcagcgcacctaCTTTATGGAGGAATTCATCGACGTGATGGACGTACTCATCAGCGGCCACGCGCCCGACACCCCCGCGCTCGCgcgcctgccgctgtcgctgtgcgAAGCAGACCTCCACATCTACGAGGACGTCGTCATCTACTGTCTTAAGTTCGGATTCCTGCccatcgcgctgcagcgccgcatcgtTGACATGTGCAACCCGTCCATCAACGGCCAGCGCTTCGTGCTAACCAACCCGCCGcgtgcgctgccggtgcgccaGCAGACGGATCTAGTGTTCTACATCACCCCAGGGTAG